Genomic DNA from Candidatus Koribacter versatilis Ellin345:
GCCGTCGATGATCGTAATGTAGTTTGCGCCGGAGTTGGCTACGTAGATTTTGTTGGTGACCGGGTTGACGGCAATCGCAGTGGGGAGCAGCCCAACCATGACGCTGGTTGTGCTCCTGGTGAGCCCGTCGATCACCGTTACCGATCCGTTAAACGCACAATCCCCGGCCGTTCCGCAGTAATTCGCGACGTAAATCTTATTGGTTACGGGATTGACCGCGAGGGCCCACGGCAAAAATCCTGTACCGACAGTGCTTGTGCTCGAACTCGCCCCGTCAATGATGGTGACGTTGTTGCTCGTCCGGTTTGCAACGTAGATGGTGTTCGTTGCCGGATTTACGGCGACTGCGTCAGGCCCTAAACCGGCTTGCAGAGTGGTCGTGTCGTTTGTCACTCCATCGATCACGGTAACGTCGTTGCTGTAGTTGTTAGCGACGTAAACCTTGTTGGTGACGGGATTCACGGCAACTGCGCTGGGATCGACGCCCGTGGTGACCGCGGTTGTCGTGTTGGTTTTCCCATCGATCACCGTGACGTCGTTGCTGGACAAATTGGCAACATAGATTTTGCTCGTTGCTGAGTTCACAGCTACGGCAAACGGACGCGTCCCAACACTGACGTTTGTGGTGCGATTCGTGTCTCCGCTTATGAGCGTTACGTCATTGCCGACGTTGTTCGCGACGTAAACCTCATTGGTGATCGGATTCACGGCCACGTCGAAGGGACGCGTGTCGGTCGCAACGGTTGATGTTCCATTGGTTGTTCCGTCAATAACGGTGATCTCGCTTCCCAGCTCGGTGACAAAAGCTTGGTTTGTAATGGGATTGACGGCTATGGCTTGCGGTTGTGCGGTTAAGCTCACCGGGGTCGCTTGGTTCGTTGCTCCGTCGATTACCGTAACGTCGTTACTCGCGACGTCGGCGACGTAGACTTTGTTACTGACCGAATTGACTACGATTTTCCAGGGATTCGTTCCAACCGGTATCATCGCCGTGCTTTTGGTCGCACCGTCAATCACCTCGACGCTCGAGTCGAAGTTGTTGGAAACATAAATCTTGTTGGTTACCGAATTGATCGCCACGAAGTGCAGACCCGGAACATCGGCAACGGTGCTGATGCTGTTCGTCACGCCGTCAATCACCGCGATCGTGCCGTTCCCGAGGGGAACGTAAATCTCGTTGGTCGCTTGGTTGACTCCGACGTCCAGCCCGCTCGATCCGACGCTCAAGATTGTCGTGCCATTCGTCACGCCATCGATCACCGTGACGGTTGATTTGGAACTTGCAACGTAGATCTTGTTGGTGATTGGGTTGACCGCGACTGCCGCAGGATTGCCGCCGACACTTACCGTCGTCGTACCCCTCGTAGCTCCGTCTATCACGGTCACATTATTGGCGGGAGATGTGACGTAGATCTTATTGGTGAGCGGGTTAATCGCAATCGCTTGCGGGGAACTCCCGACAACGATCGTTTGTACTTGCTTGGTTTTACCGTCGATTTCGCTCACCGAGCCGGGTCCGCCACAGGCGGGGTCCGTACCACAGGAGTTGACAACGTAGATTTTGTTGGTCGCCGGGTTGATCGCGACCGCAACCGGAGCGACCCCGGCAGGGATATTCTTCAACCACGTTTGCGCGGAGACTCGAGTTCCAGCGAGGAGAATGAGGGAAATTAGAACGGTTCTGAACATACGCTGCTTACGGCGGAGAAGATTCGAACGAGATTGCAAGCCGGAGCCTCCACGATCGCCTCAGCAGGAAATTTCTATGGAAGTTAGGTGCGGTCCGATTCGTTCCGCGCCTCAACCAGCGACCCCTGAGCCAGAAAGGATAAGGTACCGTTTTAGGGTCCGAAATTCGAGAGAAATTCGGGGAATTCTTCGGGCCGGATGCAGGGCCGGTCGCACCTATAAGGCGCGGCGGATCACCGGGGCTTCGTCGTCTACACTATCGTTCATGTCTCGCCCCGTCACCAGCGCCATCTCCCCATGCTTCATCGTCACGGACGTCCCGCGCAGCATCGCGTTCTATCGCGACAAGCTCGGCTTCGAAACAACTTTCCAGCAGCCCGACGACGACCCGTTCTTTGCAATCCTCGTCCGCGACGGCGCTCAGCTCTTCATTAAAGCCGAGGGCGGCATCGCACCGATCCCCAACTCCCAGCGCCATCGCCACCTGCGCCTCGACGCCTTCATCTACGCCCCCGACCCCGATGCCCTCGCCGCCGATTTCCTCGCCCACGGCGCCACCTTCAGCTCGCCTCTCCAGGACACCCACGACGGCCTTCGTGGCTTCGAAGTCACCGACCCCGACGGCTACGTCCTCTTCTTCGGCCGCCCACGGTAAGCCAAGAATTTTTCGTCAGATCTTCATTCCCCTGACAATTAACAGCGATTCCCAGACCTCCGCGCGGATCCTCTGGAATCCAGCATGGGAAAGAAACGCTGCCAACTCATCTGCCGTGGACGGTATCGGCATGTAAGGCGGGTTCACGTTGTTGCGCCGTTGCCCGAGGTTATTCGCCATCATTTGCCAGCCCTCAGACGATTCGAGAGCGACGGTGTCAAAGTAGAGCCATCCGCCGCGACGCAGCACCCGAAAGCTGTCTTGCGCATAACGCCAGCGCTCCACCGGATCGAAGTGCGGCAACGCGTTCGTGCAATAGATGACGTCCGCCGACTCGCTTGGCAACTCCGCGAGCCCGTCTCCGGCAAGGCGCACCAATGAGACATTCTCCAACCCCGCCAATCGCGCGCGCGCATGCTTGAGCATGTTCTGCGAAATGTCGCAGCCCGTCCACGTGTGGCAGAGTGGCGCGAACTGCCGCCCGATGCGTCCTACGCCGCAAGCGATCTCCACCACATCCCATTCCTTCGCGAGTGGGATGTACTCTCCGATCCGGCGCACCACCTCGTCTCCCGACGACCGTAGCTGCGCCTCGCTCGAGACCCCGGCCGCTGCCGCCGCTGCTGCCGCCAGCGGCTGCCCCGCCATCTCGTCCCACACCTCGGCGTACTGCGCCCGCTGATACTCGTGCAGTCGCGGCCATACCGCGCTCATGCGCGCCACATACCCGGTAATCAGCGCCAGGCCGGTCGCGACAATCATCAGGGCAACGAGCACGTCAGACGCGGCGCCATCGAACAACGCGAGAAAGAACCCCACCAGAACTGCTGCCAGCAGCAGGGGAAACAAGTAGCGGAACTTTCGCAGGACCGACCGCGCGGCGCTTCTCCATGAACCCATGCGAACCGTCTCCCGTGGAGACCGATTTTAGCCGCGTATTTCCAAATCGCTGAGATAGCCGCGTTGAGTTTGCAAAACGTTTTCATCGTGGAAACGGAGTGCCGGGTTCGCGTTTTTCCAGAATTGGGGTGGAGATGCCGACGGCCTCTTGCTTCGAGCAAGTCATAGAGTCCTGCGGCAGACCCCGATAGCACCCGCCCCCATGAACCAAAAGCACGAAACCCGACTCGGGTCTAAGCCCACATCTTCAGACATGGGAGAGCGGACCCGCCTGAAGGCTTGTAGAGTCATGCCAAATCTGGCATAGTTATCTCCAGTGGCCTCTCATTTTCGTCGCGGACTCGCGTCGCTGCCTGCTTAAATTCCCGCAGCCGGTTCGCCATCACATCGGTTTCGCGCTGTATCAGGCGCAGATGGGTGGGAAACACATTGACGCGAAGCCATTGAGAGGTCTCTCGCCAGGCGTTATGGAGGTCGTATCGGACCATCACGGCGACACTTTTCGCGCGGTCTACACCGTGCGACTTGCAAATGCCGTCTACGTCCTGCACGCGTTCCAGAAAAAGTCCAAGCGCGGAATTGCAACGCCGCAGGCAGAAGTTGAGCTAATCAAGATGCGCTTACGTCGCGCCATCGAGATCGACAAGCAAGAGGAGAGATAAACCATGGCCAAGCGAAACCTCGACTACACCGTCAGTTCCGGAAACATCTTCGCCGACCTCGGCCTTCCTAACTCCGAAGAACTGCTTGCCAAGGCCGAACTTGCGAACAAGATCTCGACTCTCGTCGGTAAGCGAGATCTCACCCAAGCCCAAACCGCCAAACTTCTTGGCATAGACCAACCGAAAGTCTCCGCCTTGCTCCGAGGCAAGCTCTCCGGCTTTTCCATCGAGCGCCTGCTGCGCTTCCTGCTTTTGCTCGGCCACGACGTAAAGATCACCGTCCAACCCGCGCGCGGCCGCGCCCGTGTACGTGTCGCTTAAACTCCTCGATCACAAATACCGCAACCGTCCATCTTTATGGCGGGCCTTCACCGCGGCATACCATCGGCACGCGAAGAAGAGCAGGAATACCGCGATTGCCCACACCAAATACAACAACGGCAAACTCCACACATACCCGTCGGGTGGTTGAGGGTTCCCCATCGGATGGTTCGTGAACAACCACGGGTCCACGTAGCCAAAACGTATCTTCGAAACGATCAGCGCCAGCGCGTGAATGAGCGGAATGTGCAGCAGGTAGAAAAAGAACGGCACTCTGCCATATACCATCATCACCTTCGCAAATGCAGAGCTGCCACTTTCAAAGAGCGGAATCGCGAGGATTGCCGGCCCCAGCGTCATCAGTAAAAAGCAGAGCGAAGCCGGATACTTCGTCGTATTCAGGAAAGCCAGCAGCGGCGGCATCCCATGCACCGTCTGCCACCCTTGCCACGGTCGCGGATCGCCATAGAAGTGCGTAGCGCGCAGTAAAACAAACGCCGCGATCGCCACCAGTCCGACCATCATGCACACTTGCCGCCGACGCTCCGGCGTAAGCGCGAAGACCGATCCAAACGCATACCCCGCGGCCATCACGCCAATCCACGGGATCAGCGAATAGAGCACGTACACCGTAGGCCCGTGCGCCCCCATCTGCACCGGCCCTGCCCAAAATCCGACGTAGAGAAATTTCCAGAGTGCGGCGTAGGGGTTCGTCTCCAGCGATTTCACAATCCCCGGCATCGCATGGTCCATCAGGTTGTGCAGGCAAATAATCGCGAGCCCCACGGCGCCGACGACTTTGATCGGAAGCTTGACGAGCGCGGCCATCATGACCATGCACCAGCCGAGCATCCACAGCACGCCCGCAAGGTCGTAGTCGAGGAAATGAAAGTTGAACGTCCACGCCACGCGCACCACGGTGAGTTCCAGCAACACCAGCCACAGCCCGCGTGTCGCCAGGAACTTCGAGACGCCGCTGTGTTTCTGCGCGTAGAGAAACACGCCGCTTCCCGCAAGAAATGCAAACCCGGGCGCACAGAAATGCGTGACCCATCGCGTAAAGAACACGCCCGCAGTCGGTCCGCCGGCAGGAACGCCGGAATACACGCGCACGTGGTCGATGGCCATCAGCACCATCACCATTCCGCGCAGAACGTCCGCGGAGGCCACGCGTGTTCCAGTTGCGATCGCGGAACTCTGTCCAGGAGAAGTCTGTAGTTGAGGCACCGTCACGTTGCCCTCCCCACATCAAGTGTGAAGAGACTACCGCGTGCGGCGAAAACTGTCGAAGCTTGGGACGAAGTGCTAACGAGACTCTCTGTCTTCACCGGAAAGAGCCAACCCCGGGCGCTTTCGCTAACGTAAACGTGCCACTTCCTTTGGTGACAATATCGCGCCCATCACAATGTCGCGCGAGCTTCACCAGAGTTTTGCGCAACCATGACATTGCATCCAGCTTGAACGTTCATGCTTCCGCGTGAGGTGCACCTATGCACGAGAACTGGACAAGCATGAAGTCAGCTATCAACCGTCGGTCGTTCGTCAAGAAAGGATTGGTTGCCGGTGCAGTCGCCGCCGGCACCGAAATGCTCGGCAGCAGCACGGCGCTGTTCGCCGACGATGGCGACGAACACGGCCATCACCTGTCGCGAGGCGATGCGGCACTACTGCGCTTCGCCGCCGCCGCCGAAATTCTTGAAACCGATTTTTGGGTCCAATACAACGAACTGGCAGGAGTGCAAGACGGCGAGGAATCGAGTGGCTCCGGGAATCCTTTATTCACAGCGGCCCTCTCGGTGCTCGATTCAGACATGGCGCAGTATGTTCATGACAACACCGACGACGAGTTTACCCACCAGAAGTTTCTGAATGCGTATCTCGAATCGAAGGGCGCGCGGCCCATCAGCCTGGAACACTTCCGCACCCTGCCGGGCAGCACCGCCACCGGCTCCAGCGGAAAGATGCGGCTCACGAACTTAATGCAGCTCACCCTCGACACCAGTTGGTGGACACGTTATCGCAGCAGCACGCACAATCCAGATCTCGACCCGAACTTTAAGTTTCCGCAAGCTATACCGACGCTCGCCGTGGGACAACACACTGCAATCCCCCGCACCGACACCGACACCTCCGACTCCAACTTCCTTCAGGCCATCGCCAACACCGCCGGTTTCCACATGCCGACCATCGAGCAAGGCGGCAACAGCTTGTACCCCTCGATGGCCCAGCGCGCCAGTAGCGTCGAAGTTCTGCGCATTCTCATCAGCATTGGGCCAACCGAAACCATGCACTTCCAGACCTGGGCCGACAAGGCCGGCAACGCCCTGCCCCTTACCGCGGTCGATCCGGTCACCGGCGTCTCAGTCACCTTCCCCGACCTCAACTCTCCCCCGTTTGGTGGCGAAACCTTCCAGACAAACCTCATCATGCCGGAGCCGTGTCCGTTCATCAGCCGCAATCTGCCGCCGTGCTCCATCATTCGTCCCACAGAAACCCGCGGCGCTGCGACCGGTGCGGTGAAGTTCCTCACCGATATGGGCCTCTTCATCGGCCAATCCGCGGAGTTCTTCGCACTCCTGCACCAGTTGGCCAAAGACGCCGACAACGCGCAGCGAGACGAAGGCCACTGATTGTTTGGGTACCCCACGTCTCGCGATTTTCGGGACGTGGGAATACCATCCTCTTCCCCTTGCGGCAACCCCGCGGATGTCGTAGCATCGCGCGCATGTCGCATCACATCGCTCGGCAGGTCCACGAGAAATTCAAGGTATTCACCGGCGAGCTAGATTCGGATGGAACCATCGGCAAGCTTGCCGGCGAGGTGGCTGCTTTCGTCAACGCCTCGAAGATTGCTCCCAAGAGCATCGGCATCGTGTTCCTGGAATCAAGCAAGCATCTCCTCTTCACTCTCGGTTATCGCGATGACGAGGAGTCTTATCCCATCAGCCTCCACTGCGTCCATCTAGGCAAGGTCGAGAGCAAGACTCACGACTTCCAGGAGTTGGAAAAGAAGCTGAACGCGGTCAGCAGCAAGCACCGCAATGTCATTTGCCACGAACTCTATGTCGCCGACGGCCACAGCTTGAACGCCGTCATCATGACCCACGAAGCCTCGTAGTTTTGCGACCACACTCACGAGAAATACAAAAGCCCCGGCTACTGACCGGGGCTTCGTCATTGAATAATACGTCCTACTCCGACCGCAGTGCTTCCACCGCATTCACTCGCGCCGCGCGCATTGCCGGTATTGCCGATGCGATCACCGCTGCCGCCACAATCACCAGCGCCGCCGCGAGCAACGTCAGGATGCTCGGCATGTGCAATTGGGAAACGAAGCGCAGGACGGCCTTCATCGCGGCGAATCCCACGACGACGCCCGCCGCCACGCCGATTCCCGCCATAATCACACCTTCGCGTAGAACCCCGCCGAGAATGTCGCGCGGTTGCGCGCCCATCGCAATGCGGATGCCGAATTCGCGGGTGCGTCCACTCACTGAGAACGCCAGCACGCCCGCCACGCCCACCACCGAGATCAGCAGCGCGATCGCCGCGAAGCCGCCGAAGACAATCGCGTTCAAACGGTCGGGGGTGAGCACTTCAGCGCGGATATCGTTGAGCGTCGCCGCCCGCTCCACCGGCTGGTTCCCGTCCATCTCGTGGATGGAACGCGTGATCGCAGGAACCAGCGAGTAGGGATCGCCCTTAGCACGCACGAACAGACGTGCCGCCACCCACTCCTGCGCCACCGGCTGATAAATCGTCATCGCCGGCGCGGGAATGATGTTCTCATCGTCCACATCGGGCACCACGCCCACAATGCGCCGCGGCTCGTAGCTGATGCCGATGAACTTCATCACGCTGTCCGTCCAGCGGATTTCGCGGCCAATCGCTTCCTGCCCGGGAAACAGGTTTTTCGCCAGGCTCTGGCTGATGATCACCACGCGTTCCGCACCGGCTTTGTCGGTGTCGCGGAAATCGCGTCCCTCGATAATGGGCATGCCGAGCGTATTGAAGAAATTTGGCGAGATCGAGCGGAACTTGGCGCGCGGATCGTCCACGCCGTTCTTCTTCGCCACACCTTCTACCGCAAACTGGAACGCAATGCTCAGTCCCTGCGCATCGCGCCACGGGGTGCTGAAGCCACTGGCCACGCTCTCCACGCCGGGTAGCGCTGCCACGCGCGCCTTTACATCGCGATCGAAGTTCTGGATCTGTTCCGGCGTGCGTCCGTAGGCGATCGGCGGCAGATTCACCGCAAGTACATTCGCCGAGTTGTACGGCGGACGCGTGCTCTCCAGTTCATATAGCGTCCGCATCAACACGCCCGCGCCCGCAAGCAGCAGGAACGACGCGGCAATCTGCGTCACCGCAAAAATCCGCAACCGTCGGCCGTTGGCGCCCGTAACCCGCGTGCCCACGCCCGCCGCGCTCAGACTGCGCGAAACCTGCGCCGCAGGAAGGCGCGGAATGAACGCGAGGAAAATCGAAGCCGCGATCGCCAGCGCAATCCCGAACCACACGAAACTCATATCGAGTTTGAGGCCGTCGGCGCGCACCGAGAAACGCGCGGCATAACGGCCGAGAATGCTGACCATCGGCGCAGCGACCAGCATTGCGGCGATCACCCCGCTGAAGCACAACACCACGCTCTCCGCCAGTAACGCGCGACGCAACTGACCGCGACTCGCGCCCAACGCGGTGCGCATGGCAAGCTCGCCCTCGCGCCGGACCGTGCGCGCGAAAACCAGGTTCGCCACGTTCGAGCACGCGATGATGAACAGCAGCGCAGCCGCCGCGAACAGAACCCACAGCACCGTGTTGGCGCGCGAGTTGATCTGGTCATGCAGCCGCGTCGCGGTGATCTGGTAGTTATGCTCCGGACGATAGACCTCCGGATGCGCTTTCAGCATCCCAGTGTGCACCGCCTGGAGTTCGGCACGCGCTTGTTCAAGGGTTGCGCCCGGTGCGAGTCGCGCGAAGACTTCGGTCATGCGGTGCTCGCGGCCGGTCACCATCGTCGCCGAGAGATGGTGTGGGCTCGTCACCAGGTTGGCGATGATTTCCGTCTCCACCGGGTACGGCACCGACGGCTCGAGCACACCTACAACGGTCCCGGTCCGCGCGCCGGCAAAACTCTCCAACCGAAGCTGCTTCCCGAGCACGCCGGGATCAGAGTGCAATGCACCGGTCCAGAATTTGTACGTGAGCACGACTGCGCCGGCCGCATTCTGTCCATCATCCTGCGGTCCAATCAAGCGTCCCAGCACGGGGTGCAAGCCGACGGTTTCAAAGTAGTGGCCATCCACCACGCCAGCAGGGATTTCACGCGGCGTTCCGAGGCCAACCACGGTAAAGGCCACCTGGGAGAACGTCCCGATCTCGGAGATCGACTTGAGGTTTTTGCTGATGTCATCAATCTCGGGGATGGACCAGTTCGTCTCGGTTTGACCGAGGCCGGAGGCGCTCTGCCGCACGTACAGCAAACGGTCTTCATCGCGATTGTTCAGCGGGCGCAGCAACACCGCGCGCACAATGCTGAAAATCGCGGAGTTGGCGCCAATGCCCAGCGCCAGCGTAAGCGCCACGGTGATCCAGAGGGCGCGCGCCCGCGCCAGCGAACGTACGGCAATTTTCAGGTCGCGAAAGAATGACATGTGCATGCTCCGAAAGGGGTCCCGCAACGGCTTCTCAGGCCCATTTGTGGATAGATCGATTGGCAGGCTGCCGTTTCGACAGTTCGCTCAGGTTTTTTTCGATCGCCAGGTGCCCCACCGTTGAGGAAAATGATACGCCTGTTCACACGAAAAACCCGCCACAGGGGCGGGTTTCTCCAATGATCCAAACGTTGTCCTACGGTTTGTACGGCACCCCCGTCGGCTTCGGCTCCTGCTGTCCGGGCAGCGAGAGCAGTCGGGAGTTGAAGTGCTGCGCCGGGGCCTGGAACTTCGCCCGCGAGAAGATCGGCAGGTTCTTGCCGAGCCGCTCGCGATCGGCCTCACGCACTTTCAACAGCTTCTTGTCGCCGCGTACGACGCCCGCGGGTGCGCCGCCGTCCACCGTGATCGCCGCCGAGAGGAAGTACGCATTCGCCTCCGGCAGGCTGTAGCGGTTGGGATGCAGCGGGTCGTATCCCGCGCGCGACGTGCTGAGCACCACGAAGATGTAGTTGTGCCCCGGCGTCAGGATTCCCGCCGGAACCGTGAACGACGTCCCAGTCAAGTGATTGAATTCGTACACGAAGCCGCAGCCAGTGCTCGAATCCGGGTTCTGGTACGGCTCGCAGATATCGATCGTGTAGATCACCGGGTTGTCGGAAGCGGGCGCCGTCCACGTGAGCGTGGGCGAAGCAGTGCTAACGGTTTCCTGGGCCAGCAGATCCTTGCCGTCGATCTGCGCGCTGCTGATCGGCTTCAGCAGCGGCACGAGCGGGTTCGCCATTGTCGGCGATTGCATGTACCACTGCACCGTCGCGTACGCCGGCGCGGTCGAGCCCGGGAACGGGATCTGGTATTGCGCCGCGATATTGGCCGTGTACACGATCGTGTTGCTGTCCGCGAATGGATTGTTGTACGGAATGCTGCCGAAGTCGCCATCGGCGGGCCACGTCGCGTCGCCGGCACCATCGGGCGGCCACGGGCTGCTGCCATCCGCCACCGCACCTGCCAGGATCGGATAGAAGCCGTACAGTATCGGATTCTCGCGTGTAAGCGCGTCGGCCTTCTGGCGCGACTCCGCGTAGATCTGCGCTGCTACCGGCTGTGCCGTTGAGGGTCCGCCGCTATCGAACGCCGACTTCCAATCGGAGAACTTCACGTTGATGTCCTGGGTATCGGAAGTCTGACGCGTCAAGGCGCCGCCCACCACGGTCGTCGCCAGCGGTATCTCCATGTCGATGACCTGGTTGAGCGCCGGTCCCATGCCTTCCGCGCGGAAAAACGTGAGTGCGCTCGGCAACTGCTCAAACTGCGCCGCGGTGGAAACATCATTCGTGATGACGTTCAGCCCCATCGGGAACAGCGTGTTGGTGATGTCGCACGTGGTGTCGCCAAAGGCCGGAACGTCCGACCATGGTTCGCTCAGCGGGACCGCGAACGCCTGCGAGTTGATGCTGTAGAAATCCAGCGATTGCAGACCCGGGTTCCACGGATCGAGCCCCGTAAGATCACAGCCAAAGTACTGCGGGATCACCTGCTTCTGCTTGCGACCCATCGCATCGCTGCCGTAATCCATGTAGCTGGCGTTGGTCCACATCACGTCGCCGGGCTGGAACTGGAGCCAGTAATATCCGGCGGGAACGTTGGGGATATCGAACGTCGCATCGGCGTAGCCATTGCCGGGCAGCACCGTCAGCGAGCCATCCGCCTGCGGCACCAGCGCGGCGAACGTCCAGAACGGCGGCGCTACCGAATTCGATTCGATGTCCACGGTGCCATCCGAACTCCAATGCGAAATCTGGATCTTGCCGTGGATGGTTCCGGTTGGTGCGACGGCCCACGACTGTGTGTTGGTTCCTCCGGCCGCAGTAGTCGCCGTCAC
This window encodes:
- a CDS encoding VOC family protein, which produces MSRPVTSAISPCFIVTDVPRSIAFYRDKLGFETTFQQPDDDPFFAILVRDGAQLFIKAEGGIAPIPNSQRHRHLRLDAFIYAPDPDALAADFLAHGATFSSPLQDTHDGLRGFEVTDPDGYVLFFGRPR
- a CDS encoding class I SAM-dependent DNA methyltransferase; this encodes MGSWRSAARSVLRKFRYLFPLLLAAVLVGFFLALFDGAASDVLVALMIVATGLALITGYVARMSAVWPRLHEYQRAQYAEVWDEMAGQPLAAAAAAAAGVSSEAQLRSSGDEVVRRIGEYIPLAKEWDVVEIACGVGRIGRQFAPLCHTWTGCDISQNMLKHARARLAGLENVSLVRLAGDGLAELPSESADVIYCTNALPHFDPVERWRYAQDSFRVLRRGGWLYFDTVALESSEGWQMMANNLGQRRNNVNPPYMPIPSTADELAAFLSHAGFQRIRAEVWESLLIVRGMKI
- a CDS encoding type II toxin-antitoxin system RelE/ParE family toxin, yielding MLKFPQPVRHHIGFALYQAQMGGKHIDAKPLRGLSPGVMEVVSDHHGDTFRAVYTVRLANAVYVLHAFQKKSKRGIATPQAEVELIKMRLRRAIEIDKQEER
- a CDS encoding helix-turn-helix domain-containing protein produces the protein MAKRNLDYTVSSGNIFADLGLPNSEELLAKAELANKISTLVGKRDLTQAQTAKLLGIDQPKVSALLRGKLSGFSIERLLRFLLLLGHDVKITVQPARGRARVRVA
- a CDS encoding DUF1624 domain-containing protein, with the translated sequence MASADVLRGMVMVLMAIDHVRVYSGVPAGGPTAGVFFTRWVTHFCAPGFAFLAGSGVFLYAQKHSGVSKFLATRGLWLVLLELTVVRVAWTFNFHFLDYDLAGVLWMLGWCMVMMAALVKLPIKVVGAVGLAIICLHNLMDHAMPGIVKSLETNPYAALWKFLYVGFWAGPVQMGAHGPTVYVLYSLIPWIGVMAAGYAFGSVFALTPERRRQVCMMVGLVAIAAFVLLRATHFYGDPRPWQGWQTVHGMPPLLAFLNTTKYPASLCFLLMTLGPAILAIPLFESGSSAFAKVMMVYGRVPFFFYLLHIPLIHALALIVSKIRFGYVDPWLFTNHPMGNPQPPDGYVWSLPLLYLVWAIAVFLLFFACRWYAAVKARHKDGRLRYL
- a CDS encoding ferritin-like domain-containing protein — encoded protein: MKSAINRRSFVKKGLVAGAVAAGTEMLGSSTALFADDGDEHGHHLSRGDAALLRFAAAAEILETDFWVQYNELAGVQDGEESSGSGNPLFTAALSVLDSDMAQYVHDNTDDEFTHQKFLNAYLESKGARPISLEHFRTLPGSTATGSSGKMRLTNLMQLTLDTSWWTRYRSSTHNPDLDPNFKFPQAIPTLAVGQHTAIPRTDTDTSDSNFLQAIANTAGFHMPTIEQGGNSLYPSMAQRASSVEVLRILISIGPTETMHFQTWADKAGNALPLTAVDPVTGVSVTFPDLNSPPFGGETFQTNLIMPEPCPFISRNLPPCSIIRPTETRGAATGAVKFLTDMGLFIGQSAEFFALLHQLAKDADNAQRDEGH
- a CDS encoding ADOP family duplicated permease, with the translated sequence MSFFRDLKIAVRSLARARALWITVALTLALGIGANSAIFSIVRAVLLRPLNNRDEDRLLYVRQSASGLGQTETNWSIPEIDDISKNLKSISEIGTFSQVAFTVVGLGTPREIPAGVVDGHYFETVGLHPVLGRLIGPQDDGQNAAGAVVLTYKFWTGALHSDPGVLGKQLRLESFAGARTGTVVGVLEPSVPYPVETEIIANLVTSPHHLSATMVTGREHRMTEVFARLAPGATLEQARAELQAVHTGMLKAHPEVYRPEHNYQITATRLHDQINSRANTVLWVLFAAAALLFIIACSNVANLVFARTVRREGELAMRTALGASRGQLRRALLAESVVLCFSGVIAAMLVAAPMVSILGRYAARFSVRADGLKLDMSFVWFGIALAIAASIFLAFIPRLPAAQVSRSLSAAGVGTRVTGANGRRLRIFAVTQIAASFLLLAGAGVLMRTLYELESTRPPYNSANVLAVNLPPIAYGRTPEQIQNFDRDVKARVAALPGVESVASGFSTPWRDAQGLSIAFQFAVEGVAKKNGVDDPRAKFRSISPNFFNTLGMPIIEGRDFRDTDKAGAERVVIISQSLAKNLFPGQEAIGREIRWTDSVMKFIGISYEPRRIVGVVPDVDDENIIPAPAMTIYQPVAQEWVAARLFVRAKGDPYSLVPAITRSIHEMDGNQPVERAATLNDIRAEVLTPDRLNAIVFGGFAAIALLISVVGVAGVLAFSVSGRTREFGIRIAMGAQPRDILGGVLREGVIMAGIGVAAGVVVGFAAMKAVLRFVSQLHMPSILTLLAAALVIVAAAVIASAIPAMRAARVNAVEALRSE
- a CDS encoding fibronectin type III domain-containing protein, whose product is MTFRSRLLLFLGCGLFVFTLACGNDHHSNTPVQNVTIAIAPDAQQMWVNGSQQFSVSVSGTTNTAVNWGVSESGGGTIDDTGKYTAPGTAGTYHVTAISKADTTRVAKAAVIVSVPAPAFNSTPTTAAAEGTAYSYTLDVSDPAGSDVTLALTTAPDGATLNGKTVTWTPSAQQARQQNAFIVTATTAAGGTNTQSWAVAPTGTIHGKIQISHWSSDGTVDIESNSVAPPFWTFAALVPQADGSLTVLPGNGYADATFDIPNVPAGYYWLQFQPGDVMWTNASYMDYGSDAMGRKQKQVIPQYFGCDLTGLDPWNPGLQSLDFYSINSQAFAVPLSEPWSDVPAFGDTTCDITNTLFPMGLNVITNDVSTAAQFEQLPSALTFFRAEGMGPALNQVIDMEIPLATTVVGGALTRQTSDTQDINVKFSDWKSAFDSGGPSTAQPVAAQIYAESRQKADALTRENPILYGFYPILAGAVADGSSPWPPDGAGDATWPADGDFGSIPYNNPFADSNTIVYTANIAAQYQIPFPGSTAPAYATVQWYMQSPTMANPLVPLLKPISSAQIDGKDLLAQETVSTASPTLTWTAPASDNPVIYTIDICEPYQNPDSSTGCGFVYEFNHLTGTSFTVPAGILTPGHNYIFVVLSTSRAGYDPLHPNRYSLPEANAYFLSAAITVDGGAPAGVVRGDKKLLKVREADRERLGKNLPIFSRAKFQAPAQHFNSRLLSLPGQQEPKPTGVPYKP